The Kiritimatiellaceae bacterium genome contains a region encoding:
- a CDS encoding prolyl oligopeptidase family serine peptidase — MHINRITFAALLLMPLARLQADEFSAQREQVLTLGKLTNAPAMHMADGFASTADLKAIYYDALDWKGSPTKVFAWLGLPENRSGKVPGIVLVHGGGGTAYKAWVTNWTARGFAAISIAVEGQTDVLVSAPNNWQQTAWPGPKRIGIYADSSEPLAEQWMYHAVADTVLANSLLRSLPEVDADKVGVMGVSWGGVITSTAMGIDDRFAFAIPTYGCGHLFDSDNQYGRALGNNHLYKQVWDPMVRMSRAKMPALWLSWPTDKHFPLDCQAATYQAASGPHMVSLIPGMNHSHPSAWNPPDSYAFAESIVRDGQPWCRQISSQISQGVVRVEFYSARTLDRPVLVSTTNTGFTGSRKWVESPAMIEQNGSVWSVTATNPAGTTAWFVNVHNGKLTVSSDYQTTK, encoded by the coding sequence ATGCATATAAACAGGATCACGTTCGCCGCACTTTTGCTGATGCCGCTGGCCCGCTTGCAGGCAGATGAATTTTCCGCACAGCGCGAACAGGTTCTTACGCTGGGTAAACTCACCAACGCGCCCGCAATGCACATGGCCGATGGCTTTGCATCAACGGCTGATTTGAAGGCGATTTATTATGATGCGCTGGATTGGAAAGGTTCGCCGACCAAAGTATTTGCCTGGTTGGGTCTTCCGGAAAACCGCTCCGGCAAAGTGCCCGGCATTGTGCTGGTGCATGGCGGCGGCGGAACGGCTTACAAGGCCTGGGTGACGAACTGGACGGCCCGCGGTTTTGCCGCCATCAGCATTGCGGTCGAAGGTCAGACCGATGTGCTGGTCAGCGCGCCGAACAACTGGCAGCAAACCGCATGGCCCGGCCCGAAGCGCATCGGCATCTATGCAGACTCATCTGAACCGTTGGCCGAACAGTGGATGTATCATGCCGTCGCGGATACCGTGCTGGCCAACTCACTGCTGCGCTCCCTGCCGGAAGTGGATGCGGATAAAGTCGGTGTGATGGGCGTTTCCTGGGGCGGTGTCATCACCAGTACCGCTATGGGCATAGACGACCGCTTTGCCTTCGCCATTCCGACGTATGGCTGCGGACATCTGTTCGATTCGGATAACCAATACGGACGGGCGTTGGGCAACAACCATCTCTACAAGCAGGTTTGGGATCCAATGGTGCGCATGTCGCGGGCGAAAATGCCGGCGCTTTGGCTCTCGTGGCCGACCGATAAACATTTTCCGCTCGATTGTCAGGCCGCAACGTATCAGGCGGCTTCCGGCCCGCACATGGTGTCTCTCATTCCCGGGATGAACCATTCGCATCCGTCGGCCTGGAATCCGCCAGACAGTTATGCCTTCGCTGAAAGCATCGTTCGGGACGGCCAGCCGTGGTGCCGCCAGATCAGCTCGCAGATTTCTCAGGGGGTTGTTCGCGTTGAGTTTTATTCCGCCCGTACGCTGGATCGTCCGGTGCTGGTTTCAACGACGAATACCGGTTTTACAGGTTCCCGGAAATGGGTTGAGTCGCCTGCCATGATTGAACAGAACGGCAGCGTCTGGTCTGTTACCGCAACCAATCCTGCCGGAACCACCGCATGGTTTGTCAACGTGCATAATGGTAAACTCACGGTGAGTTCCGATTATCAGACAACCAAATAG